One stretch of Streptomyces zhihengii DNA includes these proteins:
- a CDS encoding uridine kinase family protein: MTGVLAVAGGTASGKSTLAEALSLECPDTVALIHLDDYYVPAHDPLRGVWTVSASGHSILDWNHPGSIDETAVTDAIDAALLRPGVLLVVVEGLFALTLPSVVRRAAWRVYVDTPDDIRLARKILRKIEAQRQDPLLSLRNYLQTGRDRHAAHVAPSRAAADLVVDGTASEAEMLAAVMPLIGPTLAPAAPSRAPGVCAATRTPGVPALAL, encoded by the coding sequence ATGACGGGTGTACTGGCGGTCGCAGGCGGCACCGCATCCGGCAAGTCCACCCTTGCCGAAGCCCTGTCGCTGGAGTGTCCCGACACCGTGGCACTGATCCATCTGGACGACTACTACGTGCCCGCGCACGACCCCCTGCGAGGTGTGTGGACGGTCAGTGCCAGCGGACACTCCATCCTCGACTGGAACCATCCGGGGTCGATCGACGAGACGGCCGTGACGGACGCCATCGACGCCGCGCTGCTGCGCCCCGGTGTGCTGCTGGTGGTGGTCGAGGGGCTGTTCGCGCTGACACTGCCGTCGGTGGTGCGGCGCGCGGCGTGGCGGGTGTACGTCGACACCCCCGACGACATACGCCTGGCCCGCAAGATCCTCCGGAAGATCGAGGCGCAGCGGCAGGACCCGCTGCTCTCCCTGCGCAACTATCTGCAGACGGGCCGGGACCGCCACGCGGCCCATGTCGCGCCGTCCCGGGCGGCGGCCGATCTGGTCGTGGACGGGACCGCGAGCGAGGCGGAGATGCTCGCGGCCGTCATGCCGCTGATCGGGCCGACCCTCGCGCCCGCGGCGCCCTCGCGGGCACCGGGCGTGTGCGCCGCGACCCGTACCCCCGGGGTCCCCGCGCTCGCGTTGTGA